The genomic window GCCGCGCGCGAGGGCGTGGTGATGCTGCTGCTGTCCGACCGCTACCCGGTTGCCGACCGGCCGATGGTGCATGCCCTGCTGGCCACCAGCGCCGTGCATCACCATCTGTCCAAGGTCGGCCTGCGCTGCGACGTCAACCTGATCCTGGAAACCGGCACCGCGCGCGATGCGCACCATATGGCCTGTTTGCTGGGCTTTGGTGCGACCGCGGTGTACCCGTACCTGGCCTACCAGACGCTGTTCGATCTGGGCCGTCGCGGCATCCTGCTGCTGAAGAAGGGCGGTGAGGTCTCGCAGATTGGCCGCAGCTACCGCAAGGGCATCTACAAGGGTCTGAGCAAGATCATCTCCAAGATGGGCATCTGTACCGTCGCCAGTTACCGCGGCGCGCAGTTGTTCGAAATCGTCGGCCTTGATCCGGATGTGGTTGAACTGTGCTTCCCGGATACCGCCGCCCGCATCGGCGGCGTCGGCCTGGCACGGCTGGATACCGAAGCCCGCGAACTGATGGTGCGTGCGTGGAATGATCTGGCACAACCGGAAGTTGGCGGCCTGCTCAAGTACGTGCATGGCGGCGAATACCACATGTACAACCCGGACGTGGTGATGACGCTGCAGCGTGCATCGCGTACCGGCGACGCAGCCGACTGGCGCAAGTACATGGACGCGGTGCATTCGCGCCCGACCTCGGCGCTGCGCGACCTGCTGCAGCTCAAGCCGGCCACCACGCCGGTGCCGCTGGACGAAGTGGAACCGGCCGAAGCGCTGTTCAAGCGTTTCGACACCGCCGCCATCTCGCTGGGCGCGTTGTCGCCGGAAGCGCATGAAGCATTGGCGATTGCGATGAACCGCCTCGGCGGCCGCTCCAACTCCGGCGAAGGCGGCGAAGACCCGGCGCGCTACGGCACCGAGAAGCGTTCCAAGATCAAGCAGGTCGCTTCCGGCCGCTTCGGCGTCACCGCCGAATACCTGGTCAATGCCGAAGTGCTGCAGATCAAGGTCGCGCAGGGCGCCAAGCCCGGCGAAGGCGGCCAGCTGCCCGGCCACAAGGTCAACGAGCTGATCGCGCGCCTGCGTTATGCCAAGCCGGGCATCGGCCTGATCTCGCCGCCGCCGCATCACGACATCTATTCGATCGAAGATCTGGCGCAGCTCATCTACGACCTGAAGCAGGTCAATCCGGATGCGCTGGTGTCGGTGAAGTTGGTGTCGCATGCCGGCGTCGGCACCATTGCTGCTGGCGTGGTGAAAGCCGGCGCCGACCTGATCACCGTGTCCGGCCACGACGGCGGCACCGGTGCGTCGCCGATCAGCTCAATCCGCTATGCCGGCGTGCCGTGGGAACTGGGCGTGGCCGAATCGCACCAGGCACTGGTTGGCAACGACCTGCGCAGCCGCACCATCCTGCAGACCGATGGCGGCCTGAAGACCGGCCTGGACGTGGTCAAGGCCGCGCTACTGGGCGCCGACAGCTTCGGCTTTGGCACGGGCCCGATGATCGTGCTGGGCTGCAAGTACCTGCGCATCTGCCACCTCAACAACTGCGCCACCGGCGTGGCCACCCAGGACGAACGCCTGCGTGCCGGCTACTTCACCGGCCTGCCGGAGCGCGTGGAGAACTTCTTCCGCCTGCTGGCCGAAGAAGTGCGCGAATGGCTGTCCTTCCTGGGCGCGCGTTCGCTGGATGAAATCGTTGGTCGCACCGACCTGTTGCAGCAGCTCGACGTGTCGCCGCGCGAAGGCGTCAAGGTTGATCTGTCGCGGCTGTTGGCGCCCGCCCATTACGACGGTGCGCATTGCGCCGCACAGCGCCTGTACCAGTCGCCGGACAGCCTGGCCACGCAGATGGATGACCTGCTGGCCGATGCCATTGCCCACAAGCGTGGCGGCGAGCATCGCTTCCTGATCCACAACACCGACCGCTCGGTGGGCACGCGCCTGTCCGGCACCATCGCCCGCGCGCATGGCAACCACGGCATGAGCGAAGCGCCATTGAACCTGCGCTTCCGCGGTACCGCCGGGCAGAGCTTTGGTGCCTTCAACGTCGGCGGCCTGAACCTGGAAGTGGAAGGCGAAGCCAACGACTACGTCGGCAAGGGCATGGCCGGCGGCCGCCTGGTGGTGCGTCCACCGCGTGGTGCGCGCTTCGAAGCACGCAACACCGCCATCGTCGGCAACACCTGCCTGTATGGCGCAACAGGCGGCGAACTGTTTGCCGCTGGCCGTGCCGGCGAGCGCTTCGGTGTGCGCAACTCCGGCGCGCTGGCAGTGATCGAAGGTGCCGGTGACCACTGCTGCGAATACATGACCGATGGCGTGGTCGCGGTGCTGGGCAAGGTTGGCCTGAACTTCGGTGCCGGCTTTACCGGTGGCCTGGCCTACGTGCTGGATATCGATCGTGATTTCGTCGACCGCTACAACCACGAACTGATCGACATCCATCGCATTTCCGCCGAAGGCTTCGAGAACTACCGCCAGCACCTGCACAGCCTGATCAGCCGCCACCGCGAGTTGACCGGCAGCATCTGGGCGCAGCAGATCCTGGACGAGTTCCGCGATTACGTCGGCAAGTTCTGGCTGGTCAAACCCAAGGCCGCCAGCATTGAATCGCTGGCCGAAGCGCTGCGCAGCGCAGCCTGAGGCCAGGAACCAGTGAAGAGAAAACAGAAACGAGTATTTGCTTCTGCCTTCACTGATTCCTGGTTCCTACCTACTAGTTTCTGAGCCTTAAAACCATGAGCCGCAAGCAAGCCTTCCAGTTCCTCGATCTGCCCCGCACCATGCCGCAGCGCATTCCGGTGGAATTGCGCACGTCCGGCGATTGGGGCGAGCTGCATGGCAAGTTCGACAAGGCCGACGCGCAATACCAGGCCGGTCGCTGCCTGGACTGCGGCAACCCGTACTGCAGTTGGAAGTGCCCGGTGCACAACGCCATCCCGCAGTGGCTGCAGCTGGTGCAGGAAGACCGCATCCACGAAGCGGCGACGCTCTGCCATTCGACCAACCCGCTGCCGGAAGTCTGCGGCCGCGTCTGCCCGCAGGACCGCCTGTGCGAAGGCAGCTGCACGCTGGAGGAATTCGGCGCGGTCACTATCGGCGCAGTCGA from Stenotrophomonas nitritireducens includes these protein-coding regions:
- the gltB gene encoding glutamate synthase large subunit, with amino-acid sequence MAVRTQQGLYDPQDERDACGFGMVAQLDDQPSRLLVDTAIAALSRMTHRGGVAADGLTGDGCGLLLRKPTVFLRQLAEEAGIALGPNFAAGVVFLPHDATAAQRCRDELDAQLRTAGCHPRGWREVPTDDSVCGQLARDTLPKIEQVFVDAGIEQSAEQFALALFMARRRSEQNLRDVADYYVTTLSAEAISYKGMVLPDKLSTFYPDLQRHELASSVVVFHQRFSTNTMPRWPLAHPFRMLAHNGEINTIEGNRHWAQARSKVWKTPKFDIAELDPVISMHGSDSQSMDNMLELMVSGGMELIQALRILVPPATQSLEFKDADLAAFYEFYGLNSEPWDGPAGIVACDGRYAACTLDRNGLRPARWMLTSDRHFLVASEAGVWEVPTERVVRKGKLGPGQMMAIDLKRGDLLDSEAIDRINRARAPYKQWLHQGVTYLQTELIDPSLAEEPFDEATLRSYHKLFQLTTEELEQVLRPLAETGQEATGSMGDDTPIAVLSRNTRPLYDYFRQAFAQVTNPPIDPLREDCAMSLTTQLGKETNIFHAGAETVNHVILNSPVLSQRKLRQLLKMEQYVERNRLIDLSYSVEEGLKAGIERICAECEQAAREGVVMLLLSDRYPVADRPMVHALLATSAVHHHLSKVGLRCDVNLILETGTARDAHHMACLLGFGATAVYPYLAYQTLFDLGRRGILLLKKGGEVSQIGRSYRKGIYKGLSKIISKMGICTVASYRGAQLFEIVGLDPDVVELCFPDTAARIGGVGLARLDTEARELMVRAWNDLAQPEVGGLLKYVHGGEYHMYNPDVVMTLQRASRTGDAADWRKYMDAVHSRPTSALRDLLQLKPATTPVPLDEVEPAEALFKRFDTAAISLGALSPEAHEALAIAMNRLGGRSNSGEGGEDPARYGTEKRSKIKQVASGRFGVTAEYLVNAEVLQIKVAQGAKPGEGGQLPGHKVNELIARLRYAKPGIGLISPPPHHDIYSIEDLAQLIYDLKQVNPDALVSVKLVSHAGVGTIAAGVVKAGADLITVSGHDGGTGASPISSIRYAGVPWELGVAESHQALVGNDLRSRTILQTDGGLKTGLDVVKAALLGADSFGFGTGPMIVLGCKYLRICHLNNCATGVATQDERLRAGYFTGLPERVENFFRLLAEEVREWLSFLGARSLDEIVGRTDLLQQLDVSPREGVKVDLSRLLAPAHYDGAHCAAQRLYQSPDSLATQMDDLLADAIAHKRGGEHRFLIHNTDRSVGTRLSGTIARAHGNHGMSEAPLNLRFRGTAGQSFGAFNVGGLNLEVEGEANDYVGKGMAGGRLVVRPPRGARFEARNTAIVGNTCLYGATGGELFAAGRAGERFGVRNSGALAVIEGAGDHCCEYMTDGVVAVLGKVGLNFGAGFTGGLAYVLDIDRDFVDRYNHELIDIHRISAEGFENYRQHLHSLISRHRELTGSIWAQQILDEFRDYVGKFWLVKPKAASIESLAEALRSAA